One part of the Armatimonadota bacterium genome encodes these proteins:
- the trxA gene encoding thioredoxin translates to MSEVPSVTEQDFDQEVLQSELAVLVDFWAPWCGPCRAVAPVVEKVGADLAAKLKTVKCNVDESQALASKYGIRSIPSLLVFRGGEVIDSIVGFLPEAELKKRVEKVIS, encoded by the coding sequence ATGTCCGAAGTTCCCAGCGTGACCGAGCAGGATTTCGACCAGGAAGTGCTGCAGTCGGAGTTGGCGGTGCTGGTTGATTTCTGGGCGCCGTGGTGCGGACCATGCCGCGCAGTGGCGCCGGTGGTGGAGAAGGTGGGAGCGGATCTGGCGGCCAAGCTGAAGACCGTCAAGTGCAATGTTGACGAGTCGCAGGCGCTCGCCTCCAAGTACGGCATCCGCTCCATCCCCAGCCTGCTGGTGTTCCGGGGGGGCGAGGTCATAGACTCCATCGTGGGCTTCCTACCCGAGGCCGAGCTCAAGAAGCGCGTCGAAAAGGTCATCTCCTGA
- the trxB gene encoding thioredoxin-disulfide reductase yields MVEHELAIVGAGPAGLTAAIYAGRAGLAPIVLERQLPGGQMGLTYLIDNYPAFPEGIPGVELAELMRRQAERWGAQLRLAEVESISLTAPGVALQLGDELLRARSLIIATGARWRPLGVPGEREFISRGVSYCATCDGPLYRGQPVAVVGGSDHAVEEALFLARYAECVYLIHRRDQLRATKALQQEALTNDKIHPLWNSVVTEILGADGVVRALTVKQVVTGKTSTLEVPVVFVCVGTDPVSELAAGAVELDEQGFITTDADLQTSAPGVFAAGDVRSGAWPQVVTAAADGALAVRSVERYLRSPGGK; encoded by the coding sequence ATGGTCGAACACGAACTGGCAATTGTGGGGGCTGGCCCCGCGGGACTGACGGCGGCGATCTACGCCGGGCGCGCGGGGCTGGCCCCCATCGTCTTGGAGCGCCAGCTGCCCGGCGGGCAGATGGGGCTGACCTACCTCATTGACAACTACCCCGCGTTCCCCGAGGGCATACCGGGGGTGGAGCTGGCGGAGCTGATGCGCCGGCAGGCCGAGCGCTGGGGGGCGCAGCTCCGCCTCGCCGAGGTCGAGAGCATCAGCCTCACCGCGCCGGGGGTCGCCCTGCAGCTCGGCGACGAGTTGCTGCGCGCGCGCAGTCTCATCATCGCCACCGGTGCGCGCTGGCGGCCGCTGGGGGTGCCGGGAGAGCGCGAGTTCATCAGCCGCGGCGTCTCCTACTGCGCGACCTGCGACGGCCCCCTCTACCGCGGGCAGCCGGTGGCCGTGGTCGGCGGCAGCGACCACGCGGTGGAGGAGGCGCTGTTCCTGGCGCGCTATGCCGAATGCGTGTACCTCATCCACCGCCGCGACCAACTGCGCGCGACCAAGGCGCTCCAGCAGGAGGCCCTCACCAACGACAAGATCCATCCCCTGTGGAACTCGGTGGTGACGGAGATCCTGGGCGCCGACGGCGTCGTGCGCGCCCTCACCGTCAAGCAGGTAGTGACCGGCAAGACCTCCACCCTGGAGGTGCCGGTGGTGTTCGTGTGTGTGGGCACCGACCCCGTGTCGGAGCTGGCGGCGGGAGCGGTCGAGCTGGACGAGCAGGGGTTCATCACCACCGACGCCGACCTGCAGACCTCGGCGCCGGGGGTCTTCGCGGCGGGCGACGTGCGCAGCGGCGCGTGGCCGCAGGTGGTGACCGCCGCCGCCGACGGGGCGCTGGCCGTGCGCTCCGTCGAGCGCTACCTGCGATCCCCGGGCGGGAAATAG
- the rpsF gene encoding 30S ribosomal protein S6, whose protein sequence is MRPYELIYILDPALTEEQLSEQVQRFAQAARDQGAEVDEPKRWPKRRLAYRIKGKAEGFYVVMTLRATPAAMAELTRVLKLAEQVVRHMVVALEQPKAPAPVPAQGEGASVQ, encoded by the coding sequence TTGCGGCCTTACGAACTGATCTACATCCTCGACCCCGCTCTCACTGAAGAGCAGCTCTCCGAGCAGGTCCAGCGTTTCGCGCAGGCAGCCAGGGACCAGGGCGCCGAAGTTGACGAGCCCAAGCGTTGGCCCAAGCGGCGGCTGGCCTACCGCATCAAGGGCAAGGCCGAAGGCTTCTACGTGGTCATGACGCTGCGGGCGACGCCGGCGGCGATGGCGGAGCTGACGCGAGTTCTCAAGCTGGCGGAGCAGGTGGTACGCCACATGGTCGTCGCCCTCGAGCAGCCGAAGGCGCCTGCGCCCGTGCCAGCGCAAGGAGAGGGCGCCAGTGTTCAATAA
- the ssb gene encoding single-stranded DNA-binding protein has translation MFNKAILVGRMCNDPELRYTPSGVAVANFRLAVDRPFTNKQGERETDFIDIVAWKQDAEFAANYLTKGRLVLIDGRIQVRTWETQDGQRRRSVEVVADRVRGLDRPREDRGGGAEEEPAPPAEESADSSPDPWGDQ, from the coding sequence GTGTTCAATAAGGCAATCCTGGTGGGGCGGATGTGCAACGATCCCGAGCTGCGCTATACGCCGAGCGGGGTCGCGGTGGCGAACTTCCGGCTGGCGGTGGATCGGCCGTTCACCAACAAGCAAGGCGAACGCGAGACCGACTTCATAGACATCGTGGCGTGGAAGCAGGACGCGGAGTTCGCGGCCAACTACCTGACCAAAGGGCGGCTGGTTCTCATTGACGGCCGCATCCAAGTCCGTACCTGGGAAACCCAGGACGGCCAACGCCGGCGCAGCGTCGAGGTCGTCGCCGACCGCGTGCGCGGGCTCGACCGCCCGCGCGAGGACCGGGGCGGCGGCGCCGAGGAAGAACCCGCGCCGCCCGCGGAGGAGAGCGCCGACTCGTCCCCCGACCCCTGGGGCGACCAGTAG
- the rpsR gene encoding 30S ribosomal protein S18, whose product MSDRYRDRDRDRDQRSGRPRGPRRPRRRVCQFCADKLDHVGYKDVDILRRFVSDRGKILPRRGTGTCAHHQRTLAIAIKRAREIALLPFVAE is encoded by the coding sequence ATGAGCGACCGTTATCGTGACCGTGATCGTGACCGTGATCAGAGATCGGGACGGCCGCGCGGACCGCGGCGCCCGCGGCGGCGCGTCTGCCAGTTCTGCGCTGACAAGCTGGACCACGTCGGCTACAAGGACGTGGACATTCTGCGCCGATTCGTCTCCGATCGCGGCAAGATCCTGCCGCGGCGCGGTACCGGCACCTGTGCCCACCATCAGCGCACGCTGGCGATTGCCATCAAGCGCGCGCGCGAAATCGCCCTGCTGCCGTTCGTCGCCGAGTGA
- a CDS encoding bifunctional phosphoglucose/phosphomannose isomerase — translation MATARGPHRRTIALDDPTGFKALDSRDMLAMTADFPAQCRTGLELGDALDLGDSYRVDYDGIVGLGMGGSAIGSDLLAAIYRAELSVPAATVRDYVLPAWVSERTLVFGVTYSGDTEETLAAFHEARRRGARVIGVTSGGEMARRCREQGVPCVIVPAGQPPRASTGYLLMSLVPVVERLGLIGDQAAARRECLDLLQAQAREYGPQSPTAANRAKQLAELLQGRLPIIYGATPTLGVVAYRWRTQCNENAKTLALSHELPELDHNEVVGWELGRDLLPRRCVIVLTDPALPERMRLRLDITRDLLGADVDVYREPARGESALARVLSAMYLGDFASLYLALLNGVDPFEIKPINELKRRLAEH, via the coding sequence ATGGCCACCGCCCGCGGACCCCATCGCCGGACGATCGCCCTCGATGATCCCACCGGCTTCAAGGCCCTCGATTCTCGCGACATGCTGGCCATGACCGCGGATTTCCCCGCCCAGTGCCGCACCGGCCTGGAGCTCGGCGACGCGCTCGATCTCGGCGACTCCTACCGCGTGGACTACGATGGCATCGTCGGCCTCGGCATGGGCGGCTCGGCGATTGGCAGCGATCTGCTGGCCGCCATCTACCGCGCCGAGCTGTCGGTGCCCGCCGCCACCGTTCGCGACTACGTCCTCCCCGCCTGGGTGAGCGAGCGCACGCTCGTCTTCGGTGTCACCTATTCCGGCGACACCGAGGAGACGCTGGCCGCTTTTCACGAGGCGCGGCGGCGCGGGGCGCGGGTCATCGGGGTGACCAGCGGCGGCGAGATGGCGCGCCGGTGCCGGGAGCAGGGCGTGCCCTGCGTGATCGTCCCCGCAGGCCAGCCGCCGCGGGCCTCGACCGGGTATCTGCTGATGTCGCTGGTGCCCGTGGTCGAGCGCCTGGGGCTGATTGGAGATCAGGCCGCGGCGCGCCGCGAATGCCTGGACCTGCTGCAGGCGCAGGCGCGCGAATACGGCCCCCAGTCGCCCACCGCCGCCAACCGCGCCAAGCAGCTCGCGGAGCTGCTGCAGGGCCGCCTGCCCATCATCTACGGCGCCACCCCGACCCTGGGCGTGGTCGCCTACCGCTGGCGCACGCAGTGCAACGAGAACGCCAAGACGCTGGCGCTCTCGCACGAGCTGCCGGAGCTGGATCACAACGAGGTCGTGGGCTGGGAGCTGGGTCGCGACCTGCTGCCGCGGCGCTGCGTCATCGTGCTCACCGATCCCGCCCTGCCCGAGCGCATGCGCCTGCGCCTCGACATCACGCGCGACCTGCTGGGTGCCGACGTTGACGTGTACCGCGAACCCGCGCGCGGCGAGTCCGCGCTCGCGCGGGTGCTCAGCGCCATGTACCTGGGCGACTTCGCGAGCCTCTACCTCGCCTTGCTCAACGGCGTGGATCCGTTCGAGATCAAACCCATCAACGAGCTCAAGCGGCGGCTGGCAGAGCACTGA
- a CDS encoding response regulator, with protein MTEEQAAKRILIVDDDRASRVLMRAMLVELDRPFAISEAIGGLQALSMIEAAPPDLVLLDILMPDLDGVSICNTIKQKFETRDIKILIISARRDERMIRAGLLAGADDYITKPFTREQILAAVRRLLE; from the coding sequence ATGACGGAGGAACAGGCGGCCAAGCGAATCCTCATCGTGGACGATGACCGCGCGAGCCGCGTGCTCATGCGCGCCATGCTCGTCGAGCTCGACCGGCCTTTCGCCATCAGCGAGGCTATCGGCGGCTTGCAGGCGCTGTCTATGATCGAGGCCGCCCCCCCCGATCTCGTGCTGCTCGACATTCTCATGCCCGACCTCGACGGCGTCAGCATCTGCAACACGATCAAGCAGAAGTTCGAGACGCGTGACATCAAGATTCTCATCATCAGCGCCCGCCGCGACGAACGCATGATCCGCGCGGGCCTCCTTGCCGGCGCCGACGACTACATCACCAAGCCCTTCACCCGCGAGCAGATCCTGGCCGCGGTGCGGCGTCTGCTGGAGTGA
- a CDS encoding DUF1015 domain-containing protein: MTPSPVVRPLIGLRYARTDLSGVLAPPYDVIGPEQRERLRERDPHNAVRLELSYTGAADEGGADRYAQAAQTLQAWRRDGVLRYDEGPSLYPHAHEFALRGERLTRVGVLCAVRLTPFEQGAVLPHEGTLRGAREDRRLLMRACRAQMSPVFVLHDDPTGEVAHVIAKMTRGQPVAHAATGDERHRLWRHPADEVAERYCELVGRGPLFIADGHHRYETALAVSRELAPAHPDAPAQAAFNYVLAVLCPAQQPGMVILPTHRLLKLQGREEWERLQALAQLHFIRRRFDHDPADPQGAARALARSLEPPPGGAQFGIYTRAEGYALLSVKSASLPADAGPGGYNQLATVLIHRLLIDAVVGEERIGERVTYITDEAEAVRRVNDGRFDCALFLRPTTVAQMQRAATTGQRMPGKSTYFYPKAPTGLVINDISPHLTIP; the protein is encoded by the coding sequence GTGACTCCATCCCCCGTGGTTCGGCCCTTGATCGGCCTCAGATACGCGCGCACCGACCTCAGCGGCGTTCTCGCCCCGCCGTACGACGTCATCGGCCCCGAGCAGCGCGAGCGGCTGCGCGAGCGTGACCCGCACAACGCGGTGCGCCTTGAGCTGAGCTACACGGGCGCCGCGGACGAGGGCGGCGCGGACCGTTACGCGCAGGCCGCGCAAACCCTGCAGGCGTGGCGCCGGGACGGCGTCCTGCGCTACGACGAGGGCCCGAGCCTCTATCCTCACGCCCACGAATTCGCCCTGCGGGGCGAGCGCCTCACGCGCGTGGGAGTGCTGTGCGCGGTGCGCCTGACGCCGTTCGAGCAGGGAGCCGTGCTCCCGCACGAGGGCACCCTGCGAGGCGCGCGCGAGGATCGGCGGCTGCTGATGCGGGCGTGCCGGGCGCAGATGAGCCCGGTGTTCGTTCTGCACGATGATCCCACGGGGGAGGTCGCGCACGTCATCGCGAAGATGACGCGCGGGCAGCCGGTGGCTCACGCCGCGACCGGTGATGAGCGCCATCGCCTGTGGCGCCACCCCGCGGACGAGGTGGCTGAACGTTACTGCGAGCTGGTGGGACGCGGGCCCTTGTTTATCGCCGACGGACACCATCGCTACGAAACGGCGCTCGCCGTCAGCCGCGAGCTTGCTCCGGCCCATCCTGACGCCCCGGCGCAGGCGGCGTTCAACTACGTCCTGGCCGTGCTGTGCCCCGCGCAGCAGCCAGGGATGGTCATTCTGCCGACGCACCGCCTGCTGAAGCTGCAGGGGCGCGAGGAGTGGGAGCGCCTGCAGGCGTTGGCGCAACTGCATTTTATCCGCCGCCGGTTCGACCACGACCCCGCCGACCCGCAGGGCGCGGCGCGTGCGCTCGCGCGTTCCCTGGAACCGCCCCCGGGGGGGGCGCAGTTCGGGATCTACACGCGCGCCGAGGGATACGCGCTGCTGTCGGTCAAGAGCGCGTCCCTGCCGGCGGACGCGGGCCCCGGGGGATACAACCAACTGGCAACCGTGCTCATCCACCGACTGCTCATAGACGCCGTGGTGGGCGAAGAGCGCATTGGCGAACGGGTGACCTACATCACCGACGAGGCGGAAGCCGTGCGCCGGGTGAACGATGGCCGCTTTGATTGCGCCCTATTCCTGCGCCCCACCACGGTCGCACAGATGCAGCGCGCTGCAACCACGGGCCAGCGCATGCCGGGCAAGTCCACCTACTTCTACCCCAAGGCGCCCACCGGGCTGGTCATCAACGACATCTCTCCTCACCTCACCATCCCCTGA
- the lipA gene encoding lipoyl synthase, with translation MTAGAAAKQSMSTHLPSWLIPRHRKRPALERMVPVLRRCGVSTICEAAKCPNVGECFAAGTATFLILGESCTRRCTYCAVEHGVTQPPDPHEPERIAAAARELELGYVVITSVTRDDLTDGGAHHFAATVRALRRALPRAPVETLVPDFRGDREALAVLAEARPEVFGHNVETVPRLYPKVRPGADYDRSLQLLREAAQAGMRTKSGAMLGLGERLDEVRDVMRDLAAAGVSVLTLGQYLQPSRRHQAVARYLRPQEFAMLEAEAAEMGFDQVQAGPFVRSSYHSSRHPARGATAPDRGQR, from the coding sequence GTGACGGCTGGGGCCGCGGCGAAACAATCCATGTCAACACACCTGCCCTCCTGGTTGATCCCACGGCATCGCAAGCGGCCCGCCCTGGAGCGGATGGTTCCAGTGCTGCGACGCTGTGGCGTGTCCACGATCTGTGAAGCCGCCAAGTGTCCCAACGTCGGCGAATGCTTCGCCGCCGGCACCGCCACGTTCTTGATCTTGGGAGAAAGCTGCACGCGCAGATGCACCTACTGCGCGGTCGAGCACGGGGTAACCCAGCCTCCGGACCCCCATGAGCCCGAACGCATCGCCGCCGCCGCCCGCGAGCTGGAGCTGGGCTACGTCGTCATCACCTCGGTGACGCGCGATGATCTGACCGACGGTGGGGCGCACCACTTCGCGGCCACCGTGCGCGCCTTGCGCCGCGCGCTGCCCCGGGCGCCGGTGGAGACGCTGGTCCCGGATTTCCGCGGCGACCGGGAGGCGCTGGCGGTGCTGGCCGAGGCGCGCCCAGAGGTGTTCGGTCACAACGTGGAGACGGTGCCGCGCCTGTACCCGAAGGTGCGCCCGGGGGCGGACTACGACCGTTCGCTGCAGCTGCTGCGCGAGGCCGCGCAGGCCGGCATGCGCACCAAGAGCGGCGCCATGTTGGGGCTGGGCGAGCGCCTCGACGAGGTGCGCGACGTGATGCGCGATCTCGCCGCCGCGGGTGTCAGCGTCCTCACCCTCGGCCAGTACCTGCAGCCGTCGCGCCGCCACCAGGCGGTGGCGCGCTACCTGCGGCCGCAGGAGTTTGCGATGCTGGAGGCCGAAGCCGCGGAGATGGGATTCGACCAGGTCCAGGCCGGGCCGTTCGTACGCAGCTCCTATCATAGTTCGCGTCACCCGGCGCGCGGCGCGACCGCGCCGGACCGCGGGCAACGGTAG
- a CDS encoding translocation/assembly module TamB domain-containing protein, with amino-acid sequence MHRLWKILVILLPLLVIVAAGVAALSGKKLAARLRPVVESQLSQTLGREVRVGGISGGLLRGAVLHDVTIADGKRPQGGVLARAKRVAVRYHLRPLLSGGKGSAAAIDRVSVTGARVELARDRGGRWNIASLFKPRVPPARRFTGVVTIADSTLVFTDQSPPAPVTRSLQMRLVNLSGRLTPDPRRGLVFRLSAQVADGGMKRIAVAGSSDGKRTVLHVAAADVNLADWGTRLAMGGVHLLGGSADVNVTGAVAKRDARWVFDYVARARVRDATLRLGRGRELLRSVTGPLIIAGGRLRLLGVTGTVGGAQFAASGSIGVLSAPQLDLRISTDHLALETAARMAGFRPPAGLQTAPISLDLAVRGSFLHPFAQGTVRSPRVRYRGVAVNELATKVSYRDGKVWLRGMRLRAQGGAVSGDGWLKLERGATEVAFEVWGRDLDLGGLVSAARAAGLAVGAPAAGRAPLVVTSEAVAGTVNAHVAGTWDARGLRAAGSFEARDGRIGDLRFSAAAGAARLERGELQVASARIDSPAGTAVVRGAIGADGTLDLQVVATELDLAALTRLVGARSEVGGVGYFSGTLSGSLADPTASGRFEALDAEYAGQRFDLLSGAATASRKSLTADGLLAYQAGTRYAVSGSLTGLDRPRDQMGVAGRVEVSYAPLAELLARAGIEADVEGRVEASVEIGGTLGEPTAQGWVRLYRPMWRGIAGDYAQARFDLAGGVARISEARAQAGESQLTAAGEITTHGELRLTYSADVQLADLPPRASLGLPLDVSGRVTASGEIGGTVRRPLLTADARCERIAIGAEVLTEATAQARPGDPPQHMELRLSFAQGPARYQAAGWADIASRTVQLEASITGGRLGRLRSALQAMAERFPPDSVAGRVGQAVATAPSPVRGNLDLQATVSGPWRAPLAEVGFQVSDASIAGAPIPDVTAAVNLRRHALEVRRFEARRGAAYAMASGTVELDGELALEVDAYNVRAELLEPWLGLKRQVSGSADLSASVGGTMQRPTIVGSIEVADLAAGGLRVEHLRVSRFEVQGDSLVADDVVVALGPHVVHASCAVPITWRPLGIDAARPLSAALNLEGQDLALLARVAPAVAESAGALDGRVVMGGTLRRPELFGAIKVSHGTVKLRAPQVGVRTLEGSVRFEGRRVLVEGVTGLVGDGAFKARGEVGLVSLRPSQLMSNRFDLTFAGAGLDLDFAPLFVGKVDADLALASPPQADTPPAVRGRVLLASGDLGLPPRGALRPLAQSSLFDPLLAINVEFDPNLWLRTPTMSMQVSGNGHIGGRLTAPVATATLESRRGTVDLPVAHFRVSYASLDATVSSPSAPGPGLPPAAEVRVVMRLDAEANVRGYRVYLAMSGPLTDPNAEPLVELRSVPALDEQRLWALVTGLPLGTVTSELGSSTSAVVTTGLGGVVLYPLERALASALGLQEFGVEYNRYEPLRVRVGGYVLEHVYVTYLRSVSADIREWDFVLAYEVLPSVALGARINERNELLWEGQTTWRF; translated from the coding sequence ATGCATCGCCTCTGGAAGATACTGGTCATTCTCCTTCCCCTGCTGGTGATCGTCGCCGCGGGGGTGGCGGCGCTGTCGGGGAAGAAGCTGGCCGCCCGCCTGCGCCCGGTCGTCGAGTCGCAGTTGTCACAGACCCTTGGGCGCGAGGTGCGCGTGGGCGGCATCAGCGGCGGCCTGCTGCGCGGGGCGGTGCTGCACGACGTGACCATCGCCGACGGCAAGCGCCCGCAAGGCGGCGTCCTGGCGCGGGCGAAGCGCGTAGCCGTGCGCTACCATCTGCGCCCGCTGCTCTCGGGCGGCAAGGGGAGCGCAGCCGCGATTGACCGCGTCAGTGTCACCGGCGCCCGCGTCGAGTTGGCTCGCGACCGGGGCGGGCGCTGGAACATCGCCTCCCTGTTCAAGCCGCGGGTGCCGCCGGCTCGACGCTTCACCGGAGTCGTCACCATCGCGGACAGCACCCTCGTCTTCACCGATCAGTCGCCTCCGGCGCCGGTCACGCGCTCTCTGCAGATGCGCTTGGTCAACCTCTCGGGCCGCCTGACCCCCGACCCCAGGCGGGGATTGGTGTTTCGCCTGAGCGCGCAGGTCGCCGACGGGGGCATGAAGCGCATCGCCGTCGCGGGCAGCTCGGACGGCAAGCGGACGGTGCTGCACGTCGCGGCCGCCGACGTCAACCTCGCGGATTGGGGGACGCGTCTGGCGATGGGCGGCGTCCACCTGCTCGGGGGCAGCGCCGACGTCAACGTCACCGGCGCCGTGGCCAAGCGCGATGCGAGATGGGTCTTCGACTATGTGGCGCGAGCGCGGGTGCGCGACGCCACGCTGCGGCTGGGGCGCGGGCGGGAGCTCCTGCGTTCCGTCACCGGGCCCCTCATCATCGCCGGCGGCCGGCTGCGGCTGCTGGGTGTCACCGGCACGGTGGGCGGAGCGCAATTCGCCGCCTCGGGCAGCATCGGCGTCCTCTCGGCGCCGCAGCTTGACCTGCGCATCAGCACCGATCACCTGGCGCTCGAGACCGCCGCGCGGATGGCGGGCTTTCGCCCTCCTGCCGGGCTCCAGACTGCTCCCATCAGCCTTGACCTCGCGGTCCGCGGCAGTTTCCTCCACCCCTTTGCCCAGGGGACGGTGCGCTCCCCGCGGGTTCGCTACCGCGGCGTGGCAGTGAACGAGTTGGCGACCAAGGTTTCCTACCGCGACGGCAAGGTGTGGCTGCGCGGCATGCGCCTGCGCGCGCAAGGGGGCGCGGTGAGCGGCGACGGCTGGCTCAAGCTCGAGCGCGGGGCAACTGAGGTCGCTTTCGAGGTTTGGGGAAGAGACCTGGACCTCGGGGGTCTGGTATCGGCGGCTCGCGCGGCCGGGCTGGCCGTGGGCGCACCTGCCGCCGGCCGCGCGCCGCTGGTGGTGACCTCCGAGGCGGTCGCCGGCACCGTCAACGCCCACGTGGCAGGCACCTGGGACGCGCGCGGACTACGTGCCGCGGGGAGCTTCGAGGCCCGCGACGGGCGTATCGGCGACCTCCGCTTTTCCGCGGCCGCCGGAGCGGCGCGCCTGGAGCGCGGGGAGCTCCAAGTGGCGTCGGCGCGCATTGATTCGCCCGCTGGCACGGCCGTGGTTCGAGGCGCCATCGGCGCCGACGGCACCCTCGACCTGCAAGTGGTCGCCACCGAACTGGACCTTGCCGCTCTCACCCGGCTGGTGGGGGCGCGCTCGGAAGTCGGCGGCGTTGGCTACTTCTCCGGCACCCTCTCCGGCAGCCTCGCCGATCCCACCGCGTCCGGGAGGTTCGAGGCGCTCGACGCTGAGTACGCCGGCCAGCGATTCGACCTGCTGAGCGGCGCCGCGACCGCCTCCCGCAAGTCGCTGACCGCGGACGGGTTGCTGGCATATCAAGCTGGCACGCGCTACGCGGTATCCGGGTCTCTGACCGGGCTGGACCGCCCGCGCGATCAAATGGGCGTTGCCGGCCGGGTTGAGGTCAGCTATGCTCCGCTTGCCGAGCTGCTGGCGCGGGCGGGAATAGAGGCCGACGTCGAGGGGCGGGTCGAGGCATCGGTCGAGATCGGGGGGACGCTCGGCGAGCCCACCGCACAGGGCTGGGTGCGGCTTTATCGTCCCATGTGGCGCGGAATCGCGGGCGACTACGCGCAGGCGCGCTTCGACCTGGCAGGCGGCGTCGCGCGCATCAGCGAGGCGCGGGCGCAAGCCGGCGAGTCACAGCTAACCGCCGCGGGCGAGATTACGACCCACGGCGAACTGCGGCTGACCTACTCCGCCGATGTGCAATTGGCGGACCTGCCGCCTCGCGCCTCCCTCGGTCTGCCGCTTGATGTCAGTGGGCGCGTGACCGCGAGCGGAGAAATCGGCGGCACCGTGCGCCGACCGCTGCTTACCGCCGACGCGCGCTGCGAGCGCATTGCGATTGGGGCTGAAGTGCTGACCGAGGCCACAGCGCAGGCGCGCCCCGGCGACCCGCCGCAGCACATGGAGCTGCGCCTGTCCTTCGCCCAGGGACCGGCGCGCTATCAGGCGGCGGGCTGGGCCGACATCGCCAGCCGCACCGTGCAGCTTGAGGCGAGCATCACCGGCGGCCGATTAGGGCGCCTGCGATCCGCCCTGCAGGCGATGGCTGAGCGTTTCCCCCCGGATTCGGTCGCGGGGCGCGTGGGCCAGGCCGTGGCGACGGCGCCATCGCCGGTGCGCGGCAACCTCGACTTGCAGGCGACCGTCTCGGGGCCGTGGCGGGCGCCGCTGGCGGAGGTAGGCTTCCAGGTTAGCGATGCCTCCATCGCGGGCGCGCCCATACCCGACGTCACCGCGGCCGTCAACCTGCGCCGCCACGCGCTGGAGGTGCGGCGCTTCGAGGCGCGCCGAGGGGCGGCATACGCAATGGCGAGCGGCACGGTGGAGCTCGACGGCGAGCTTGCGCTCGAGGTGGACGCATACAACGTGCGCGCCGAGCTGCTCGAACCATGGCTGGGTCTCAAGCGGCAGGTATCCGGATCGGCGGACCTTTCCGCCTCCGTCGGCGGCACCATGCAGCGGCCCACGATCGTAGGTTCGATCGAGGTCGCGGATCTCGCCGCGGGAGGGCTGCGGGTCGAGCACTTGCGGGTGTCGCGCTTCGAGGTGCAAGGTGATTCGCTGGTGGCGGATGACGTGGTGGTAGCGCTCGGGCCTCACGTCGTACACGCGAGCTGCGCGGTGCCCATAACTTGGCGGCCGTTGGGGATTGATGCCGCCCGCCCGCTCTCGGCGGCCCTCAATCTGGAGGGGCAGGACCTGGCGCTCCTGGCGCGCGTGGCGCCCGCCGTCGCCGAGTCCGCCGGCGCGCTCGATGGGCGGGTGGTGATGGGCGGAACCCTCCGGCGCCCCGAGCTGTTCGGCGCGATCAAGGTCAGCCACGGGACCGTCAAGCTGCGCGCGCCACAGGTGGGCGTCAGGACCCTCGAAGGCAGCGTCCGCTTCGAGGGGCGCCGGGTGCTGGTGGAGGGCGTCACCGGCTTGGTGGGCGACGGCGCCTTCAAGGCGCGTGGGGAGGTCGGCCTGGTGAGCCTGCGTCCATCGCAGCTGATGTCGAATCGCTTCGACCTCACCTTTGCCGGTGCGGGTCTCGATCTCGATTTCGCTCCGCTGTTCGTGGGCAAGGTGGACGCCGACCTGGCGCTGGCGAGCCCGCCGCAGGCCGACACGCCGCCCGCAGTGCGCGGCCGGGTGCTGCTGGCGTCCGGGGATCTCGGCCTGCCGCCGCGAGGGGCACTGCGACCACTGGCGCAGAGCTCGCTCTTCGACCCGTTGCTTGCGATCAACGTGGAGTTCGACCCCAACCTATGGCTGCGCACACCGACGATGTCAATGCAGGTATCCGGCAACGGGCATATCGGAGGCCGGCTCACAGCGCCGGTCGCCACGGCCACGCTCGAGAGCCGGCGCGGCACGGTGGATCTGCCCGTCGCCCATTTCCGGGTCAGCTACGCGTCCCTGGACGCGACCGTGTCGTCGCCCAGCGCGCCCGGCCCCGGTCTGCCGCCGGCAGCGGAGGTACGCGTCGTCATGCGGCTCGATGCCGAGGCCAATGTGCGCGGGTACCGGGTGTACCTGGCCATGTCGGGGCCGCTCACCGATCCCAACGCCGAGCCGCTGGTCGAGTTGCGGTCGGTGCCTGCGCTGGATGAGCAGAGGCTGTGGGCGCTGGTCACCGGCCTGCCCCTGGGGACCGTAACCTCGGAGCTGGGCAGCTCCACCAGTGCGGTGGTTACCACCGGTCTGGGCGGGGTCGTGCTCTACCCCCTCGAGCGCGCCCTGGCGAGCGCACTCGGGCTGCAGGAATTCGGCGTCGAGTACAACCGCTACGAGCCGCTGCGGGTTCGCGTCGGCGGCTACGTTCTGGAGCACGTGTATGTTACTTACCTGCGCAGCGTGTCCGCGGACATCCGGGAGTGGGACTTCGTCCTTGCCTACGAGGTCTTGCCCTCGGTGGCGCTGGGCGCGCGCATCAATGAGCGCAACGAGCTGCTCTGGGAGGGGCAGACGACCTGGCGGTTCTAA